Proteins encoded within one genomic window of Carassius gibelio isolate Cgi1373 ecotype wild population from Czech Republic chromosome A4, carGib1.2-hapl.c, whole genome shotgun sequence:
- the LOC127980774 gene encoding sushi, nidogen and EGF-like domain-containing protein 1: MLLLVPANFLPYGYGDIVNTISDDGSSEAIFLQQPFKYFGRTYNQIYVNNNGHLTFTQPLSAYVPYLNAEIDIIAPLWTDLNNRNGGTISYREERSSAVLAQVTQAVNQYFPHIGFTATSAFVATWDSVPYFSGGGEVTFQVVLVSNGDRSFILINYGDIAQTGQVWLAGYDTLDSVSSFTIPAASAPELSSSSNINVNGRWSFHVDGSLNCKPELPVCRQLPANFLPYGDGDVVNPISDDGSSDVIYLQQPFKYFGRTYNQIYVNNNGHLTFTQPLSAYVPYLNAGIDIIAPLWTDLYNVNGGTISYREDTSSAVLAQVTQAVNQYFPNVPFTATSAFVATWDSVPYITGGGVVTFQVVLVSNGDRSFILINYGDIAETAQSWLVSGVKIHTQFTISRNE; this comes from the exons ATGCTTCTCCTAGTGCCGGCTAATTTCCTGCCATATGGGTATGGAGACATAGTGAACACAATTTCAGATGATGGAAGCTCTGAAGCCATTTTCTTGCAGCAGCCTTTCAAATACTTTGGACGCACGTACAATCAGATCTAT GTGAACAACAATGGTCACCTGACTTTTACTCAACCACTGTCTGCCTACGTTCCTTATCTGAACGCTGAAATAGACATCATTGCTCCTCTGTGGACTGACCTTAACAATCGCAACGGTGGAACTATCTCCTACAGAGAGGAGAGAAGTAGTGCTGTACTGGCACAAGTCACTCAAGCTGTTAACCAATATTTCCCTCACATTGGTTTTACCGCTACATCAGCCTTTGTTGCTACCTGGGACAGTGTGCCATACTTCTCTGGTGGAGGG GAGGTTACTTTCCAAGTGGTTTTAGTCTCCAATGGTGACCGCTCTTTCATCCTGATCAACTATGGTGACATTGCACAAACAGGTCAAGTTTGGCTG gCTGGTTATGACACGCTGGACTCTGTCAGTTCTTTCACAATTCCAGCAGCCAGTGCCCCAGAACTCTCATCCAGCAGTAATATCAATGTGAATGGTCGCTGGTCTTTCCATGTTGATGGTTCGCTAAACTGTAAGCCAGAGTTGCCTGTTTGTCGGCAAC TGCCGGCTAATTTCCTGCCATATGGGGATGGAGACGTGGTAAATCCCATTTCAGATGATGGAAGTTCTGATGTCATTTACTTGCAGCAgcctttcaaatattttggacGCACATACAATCAAATCTAT GTGAATAACAACGGTCACCTGACTTTTACTCAACCACTGTCTGCCTACGTTCCTTATCTGAATGCTGGAATAGACATCATTGCTCCTCTGTGGACTGACCTTTACAATGTCAACGGTGGAACTATCTCCTACAGAGAGGATACAAGTAGCGCTGTACTAGCACAAGTCACTCAAGCTGTTAACCAATATTTCCCTAACGTGCCTTTTACCGCTACATCAGCCTTTGTGGCTACCTGGGACAGTGTGCCGTACATCACTGGTGGAGGG GTGGTAACTTTCCAAGTGGTTTTAGTCTCCAATGGTGACCGCTCTTTCATCCTGATCAACTATGGTGATATTGCAGAAACAGCACAATCTTGGCTGGTGAGTGGAGTGAAAATTCATACACAATTTACGATTAGCAGAAATGAATAA